The following coding sequences are from one Pigmentibacter sp. JX0631 window:
- a CDS encoding biopolymer transporter ExbD: MAGKTGGGDEDPIVDINITPFVDVVLVLLVIFMVTAHFIVNKGMKLELPKATTAEQLENQKTFNISIGKSGEFMLDGKSTSVDELKTVARDATKNKAKVVAMISADKEAVYNSVVVVMDALRSEGVTDFALQLDPAIQKK, encoded by the coding sequence ATGGCGGGAAAAACAGGTGGAGGTGATGAAGATCCTATTGTTGATATAAATATAACTCCTTTTGTTGATGTTGTTTTAGTTCTTCTTGTTATATTTATGGTTACTGCTCATTTCATTGTAAATAAAGGAATGAAGCTAGAGTTGCCGAAGGCGACTACTGCTGAGCAATTAGAAAACCAAAAGACATTTAATATTTCCATAGGCAAGTCAGGTGAATTCATGTTAGATGGTAAATCAACATCTGTAGATGAATTAAAAACTGTAGCAAGAGATGCAACAAAAAATAAAGCAAAAGTTGTAGCTATGATTAGTGCTGATAAAGAAGCTGTTTATAATTCTGTAGTTGTTGTTATGGATGCTCTTCGTTCTGAAGGGGTTACTGATTTCGCTTTGCAACTTGATCCCGCCATCCAAAAAAAATAA
- a CDS encoding MotA/TolQ/ExbB proton channel family protein, translating into MNLTQEFLKFSLATGPQWVMYTLIVCSIVNVAIIIDRILFFHKMRGDFPEFIKNLTQRLNSNESLEQTAAWCSGQKMLEANVAAVGLERGLNNLKASEESMNATMIAAKTRLEKGLVVLGTLGSNTPFLGLFGTIIGIIEAFHALSTSANPGPEVIMASISEALVATALGLLVAIPAVVAFNFFNRAIKKRMANTDATSRIVITHLGLAGSNSGNSGNSGNKKKGN; encoded by the coding sequence ATGAACCTTACCCAAGAATTCCTAAAATTTTCTCTAGCAACGGGTCCTCAATGGGTAATGTATACCTTAATTGTGTGTAGCATTGTAAATGTAGCTATCATTATTGATAGAATTCTTTTTTTTCATAAAATGCGTGGTGATTTTCCTGAATTTATTAAAAATTTAACTCAAAGGCTCAATTCAAACGAATCTCTAGAGCAAACAGCTGCATGGTGTTCAGGACAAAAAATGTTGGAAGCAAATGTTGCTGCTGTCGGGTTAGAAAGAGGATTGAATAATTTAAAAGCCTCTGAAGAGTCTATGAATGCAACTATGATTGCTGCAAAAACTAGATTAGAAAAAGGATTAGTTGTTCTTGGGACTTTAGGAAGTAACACGCCTTTTTTAGGTTTGTTTGGTACGATTATTGGAATTATTGAAGCTTTCCATGCGCTATCTACTTCTGCAAATCCAGGTCCAGAAGTCATAATGGCTTCTATTTCTGAAGCTTTGGTGGCAACAGCTTTAGGATTATTAGTTGCCATTCCTGCTGTTGTAGCTTTTAACTTCTTCAATAGAGCAATAAAAAAGAGAATGGCTAACACTGATGCTACATCCAGAATTGTTATAACGCATTTAGGATTAGCGGGAAGTAACAGTGGTAACAGTGGTAACAGTGGTAACAAAAAGAAAGGTAACTAA
- a CDS encoding glutamate-cysteine ligase family protein — protein sequence MLSQKSLVDKNICSRVWTQPIKGTREGMEKIGLEMEMHAFDAKTLAPIGTESAKLDVQSFLKRVAEISTPIKIKYDESSSLITDIFLKHGGNISVEPGGQLEYSSAPFEKLTDVIENVTKGLKIIEEAAAGELVFLSHGTNPISKNDHPLVLPKERYQIMTRYFESAPQLRGIDMMRHSATVQANLDIFGDENWQDAVNLILVLVPITQKLFANSRYFKGKKSNFYSERQEIWEKMDPTRSGIPKDMPFSDNSECAYAQWAKKANVFFIDGLPILEQPLFNELSFEGWLENGYKGKYPDLNSWETHLGTLFPHLRLRDFLEIRHIDAQPFEHTFAPVAFFWALAKTSKVRKEVWQFLKKKKVDFKKVFTEKQDYTELEVPLLNLAIEMLSDLKEQEACKAVNAYKEFLVQKPEYWKAASALEFVEKNKTFNPAKEFGKFLY from the coding sequence ATGTTATCTCAAAAATCTTTAGTTGATAAAAATATTTGTTCCCGTGTATGGACTCAACCAATTAAAGGTACGAGAGAGGGAATGGAAAAAATTGGTTTAGAAATGGAAATGCATGCCTTTGATGCAAAAACCTTAGCTCCGATTGGGACTGAATCTGCTAAATTAGATGTGCAATCTTTTTTGAAAAGAGTTGCTGAAATCTCTACCCCAATTAAAATAAAATATGATGAATCTTCCTCTTTAATAACAGACATTTTTCTGAAACATGGGGGAAATATTAGTGTTGAACCTGGGGGACAGTTAGAATACTCTTCGGCGCCATTTGAAAAATTAACAGACGTCATTGAAAATGTTACTAAAGGTCTTAAAATAATAGAAGAAGCCGCTGCTGGTGAATTGGTTTTTTTATCCCATGGAACAAATCCTATTTCTAAAAATGATCATCCTCTTGTACTTCCGAAAGAACGTTATCAAATCATGACACGATATTTTGAGTCCGCTCCTCAATTGCGTGGTATTGATATGATGCGGCATAGCGCAACTGTTCAAGCCAATTTAGATATTTTTGGTGATGAAAATTGGCAAGATGCAGTTAATTTAATTTTAGTATTAGTGCCTATTACTCAAAAGCTATTTGCTAATTCTCGCTATTTTAAAGGAAAAAAAAGTAACTTTTATTCTGAAAGACAAGAAATTTGGGAAAAAATGGACCCGACTCGTTCAGGAATACCAAAGGACATGCCATTTTCAGATAATTCCGAGTGTGCATATGCACAGTGGGCAAAAAAGGCGAATGTATTTTTTATTGATGGTTTGCCTATTCTAGAACAACCTTTGTTTAATGAATTATCTTTTGAAGGATGGTTAGAAAATGGTTACAAAGGAAAATATCCAGATTTAAATAGTTGGGAAACCCATTTAGGAACTTTATTTCCGCATTTAAGGTTAAGAGATTTTTTAGAAATAAGACATATCGATGCTCAACCTTTTGAACATACTTTTGCACCTGTCGCATTTTTTTGGGCATTAGCTAAAACTAGTAAAGTAAGAAAAGAAGTATGGCAGTTTTTGAAAAAGAAAAAAGTTGATTTCAAAAAAGTATTTACTGAAAAACAAGATTACACAGAATTAGAAGTTCCTTTATTAAATCTAGCTATTGAAATGCTGTCTGATTTAAAGGAACAAGAAGCTTGTAAAGCTGTAAATGCTTATAAAGAATTTTTAGTCCAAAAACCAGAATATTGGAAAGCAGCAAGTGCTTTAGAATTTGTAGAAAAAAATAAAACTTTCAATCCCGCAAAAGAATTTGGTAAATTTTTATACTAA
- a CDS encoding aldo/keto reductase, with translation MSALKGFATALSTKPSNQSLGRVFETRRRILYSGGPSVSPVGFGSYRIGYAKHLGFPHSADALELAIRKGMNLIDTSSNYGFGQAELLIGKTLGKLIEEKVITRENMVIVSKVGYVQGSNLELAKTREKQNQPFPEMIKFGDEIWHCIHPEFIFDQVERSLNRMNVSTIDVYLLHNPEYMLKKFELEGIDVEKAKELFFQRLKESFLALEKLVTLGKIKAYGISSNNLGAPAEEYASVSLKKVHEIACSISEKHNFKVVQFPLNWLEISPVFYDRDEIGESTLSYALKNNIGTMINRPFNAMFNDGLIRLTRPQVKPEELQHLDDGMKIGLQNWSKLAQDLERLAKEQLEDVPGYDDATLSQFVVSTLAWLPGVTSVLCGVRKEEYVKDVEEALARPALTRAKELLYGIYENLEFTT, from the coding sequence ATGAGTGCACTTAAGGGATTTGCAACAGCATTAAGTACAAAACCTTCAAATCAATCATTAGGAAGAGTCTTTGAAACTCGTAGAAGAATATTATACTCAGGGGGGCCAAGTGTTTCGCCGGTAGGTTTTGGCAGTTATAGAATTGGATATGCAAAACATTTAGGTTTTCCGCATTCTGCTGATGCTTTAGAATTAGCCATTAGAAAAGGTATGAATTTAATTGATACGAGTTCAAATTATGGTTTTGGACAAGCTGAACTTCTTATTGGAAAAACCCTTGGGAAACTAATCGAAGAAAAAGTAATTACCAGAGAAAATATGGTTATTGTTTCTAAAGTAGGATACGTCCAAGGCTCTAATCTTGAATTAGCAAAAACCAGAGAGAAACAAAATCAACCATTTCCTGAAATGATTAAATTTGGAGATGAAATTTGGCATTGTATCCATCCAGAATTTATTTTTGATCAAGTCGAGCGTTCTTTAAATAGAATGAATGTTTCTACTATTGATGTTTACTTATTACATAATCCAGAATATATGCTTAAAAAATTTGAGCTAGAAGGAATTGACGTTGAAAAAGCTAAAGAACTTTTTTTTCAACGTTTAAAAGAAAGTTTTTTAGCTTTAGAAAAATTAGTTACTTTAGGGAAAATTAAAGCTTATGGAATTAGTTCAAATAATTTAGGAGCTCCCGCTGAGGAATATGCTTCGGTTTCATTAAAAAAAGTCCATGAAATTGCTTGTTCAATTAGTGAAAAACATAATTTTAAAGTTGTTCAATTTCCCCTTAACTGGCTAGAAATTTCCCCCGTATTTTATGACAGAGATGAAATTGGCGAATCAACTCTTTCCTATGCACTAAAAAATAATATTGGTACAATGATAAACAGACCATTCAATGCCATGTTCAATGATGGACTCATTCGATTGACTCGTCCGCAGGTAAAACCTGAAGAGTTACAGCATCTTGATGATGGAATGAAAATTGGTTTACAAAATTGGTCAAAGTTAGCACAGGATTTAGAACGTTTAGCCAAGGAGCAATTAGAAGATGTTCCTGGCTATGATGATGCTACCTTGTCTCAATTTGTGGTCAGCACTTTAGCCTGGTTACCAGGTGTAACAAGTGTTTTATGTGGAGTAAGGAAAGAAGAATATGTGAAAGATGTTGAAGAGGCGCTTGCACGACCTGCATTAACAAGAGCTAAAGAACTGTTATATGGTATTTACGAAAACTTAGAGTTTACTACTTAA